A region from the Spiroplasma taiwanense CT-1 genome encodes:
- a CDS encoding SGNH/GDSL hydrolase family protein: MKKLLTLFYSISVTAIPVSTVVACAEKVDYRIDLNSIIKNVALGNQLENWDDSIIINAVVEKNQIENVSFKDEIVVLDKTSTSAIISAKSSSQTYRSSVKVRFTLSNSAVNIGKDIDRSKAIDDTKNTSSGYSNFFIIGDSLSDVNGITNFIPSKFGSLLNLFNMKVEANLTGNYGFDRNGKHYSAFSNGPTTGFLLGEKLGFNDLKSSNQFMDPYDQTEGYGNNYSVGGATAAKMDEDSIGMSAFMSVDDVTVDEQAKALIEQHKIGSNDVVLFEIGGNDIFAIEAKYREGKPNEEAAQKLIDDAMVRIRQALFTLLNQGIKKIIFMTAPPMQTVPKFSTYFDVYRDTYCEGSTDCQYINTEIKPDDVYYVQKAKNILNKGKEFQDRTKEILDEIKGYYPDGIELYDLYTEFPNLVEQFKTDSSVNPSEVNVLDQYSNMETGISMIAEVDGEKIFEIQEGSGIGGDEMNDLVSKLFGYLGSDEEHNLKVNINIGTDAAAKDKSIINYFFTDFVHPTKRVHEIVSDYLYNTYLK, encoded by the coding sequence ATGAAAAAACTTTTAACTTTATTTTACTCAATTAGTGTAACTGCAATTCCTGTTTCAACAGTTGTTGCTTGTGCTGAAAAAGTAGACTATAGAATCGATTTAAATTCTATAATAAAAAATGTAGCACTTGGAAATCAATTGGAAAATTGAGATGATTCAATTATTATTAACGCTGTAGTTGAAAAAAATCAAATAGAAAATGTAAGCTTTAAAGATGAAATAGTAGTTTTAGATAAAACAAGTACTTCAGCAATAATAAGTGCAAAATCAAGTTCACAAACTTATAGATCTTCTGTTAAAGTAAGATTCACTCTAAGTAATAGTGCCGTAAATATTGGAAAAGATATAGATAGATCAAAAGCAATTGATGATACAAAAAATACAAGCTCAGGTTATTCAAATTTCTTTATAATTGGAGATAGTTTAAGCGATGTTAATGGAATTACAAATTTTATTCCAAGTAAATTTGGGTCATTATTAAATTTATTTAATATGAAAGTTGAGGCAAACTTGACTGGAAATTATGGTTTTGATAGAAATGGAAAACATTATAGTGCATTTTCAAATGGTCCAACAACTGGTTTTCTATTAGGAGAAAAACTTGGTTTTAATGACTTAAAATCAAGTAATCAATTTATGGATCCATATGATCAAACAGAAGGTTATGGAAATAACTATTCAGTTGGAGGAGCAACTGCTGCTAAAATGGATGAAGATTCAATAGGTATGAGTGCTTTTATGAGTGTTGATGATGTAACAGTTGATGAGCAAGCAAAAGCATTAATTGAGCAACACAAAATTGGTTCAAATGATGTTGTATTATTTGAAATTGGGGGAAATGATATTTTTGCAATTGAGGCAAAATATAGAGAAGGTAAACCTAATGAAGAAGCTGCTCAAAAGTTAATTGATGATGCAATGGTTAGAATTCGTCAAGCTTTATTTACTTTGTTAAATCAAGGAATTAAAAAAATAATATTTATGACAGCACCTCCAATGCAAACTGTACCAAAATTTTCAACTTATTTTGATGTATATAGAGATACATATTGTGAGGGTTCAACAGATTGTCAATATATAAATACTGAAATAAAACCAGATGATGTATATTATGTACAAAAAGCAAAAAATATTCTTAATAAAGGAAAAGAATTTCAAGATAGAACAAAAGAAATATTAGACGAAATTAAAGGATATTATCCTGATGGAATTGAATTATATGACTTATACACTGAATTTCCAAATTTAGTAGAACAATTTAAAACTGATTCATCAGTTAATCCTTCTGAAGTAAACGTATTAGATCAATATTCAAATATGGAAACTGGAATAAGTATGATAGCTGAAGTTGATGGAGAAAAAATATTTGAAATTCAAGAAGGTAGTGGAATTGGTGGAGATGAAATGAATGATTTGGTTTCTAAATTATTTGGCTATTTGGGTTCAGATGAAGAACATAATCTAAAAGTTAATATCAATATTGGAACTGATGCTGCAGCAAAAGATAAATCAATTATTAATTATTTCTTTACTGATTTTGTTCACCCAACAAAAAGAGTTCATGAAATAGTTTCAGATTATTTATATAATACATATCTAAAATAG
- a CDS encoding heavy metal translocating P-type ATPase has protein sequence MTRKVKNRILFYCLILLWLLGIWIVVSMFLAKSNNWFIMIGHNKFFLLSIAIFVIYFFGWKYIHRCYLEIFKWKRIGMNFLVTMSTQIALYFSIYEIAVGLFPNLIEVSIFVILFLQTGDIINDKLKKKISNELSEITKIQPKTVKVILNNEIIEKNIKTVEIGEIIFIEKNFVIPIDGKLINEKASVLTQIIDGENDSKTFFKDQNLFAGMQNLNQDLKMEVNNLSKDSLLNQMISKILKIQSTKSGMQNLVDKLLIYFTPFLILCSIIGFLVSYFWLNPNNLYFAMQSFVTILIAACPCAIGIAIPIAVAIGASNAGKKGVIFNKPDAFQKLIGIKHIAFDKTGTLTQGQVSVKNYQGEFKYLSIIGLIEKNQIHPLATGFMKYLKEKNIELNSNRIIEKLGELEYKIDEKIYKLVSLNDLDKKLDSDISIDYSYLENTTSFLLEENRVVAYIEFSDEIRKNALISLEKLKKQNYNLIMITGDNEIIANKVASTLKIDEVYSNQKANDKYEIIKKYQEKNQKVVFVGDGANDVLAIQQADLSISIISPTTYLSLDSDISLIKPDIELIVNAIYYTKKTRNIILTNLFWAFAYNFTIISLAMFGFITPLVGMIVMFCSTLLVLLNSLLFKISK, from the coding sequence ATGACTAGAAAAGTTAAAAATAGAATTTTATTTTATTGTTTAATACTACTTTGATTATTAGGTATTTGAATTGTAGTATCAATGTTTTTAGCAAAATCAAATAATTGATTTATTATGATAGGTCATAATAAATTCTTTTTATTATCAATTGCTATATTTGTTATTTATTTTTTTGGGTGAAAGTATATTCATAGATGTTATTTAGAAATTTTTAAATGAAAAAGAATTGGAATGAACTTTCTAGTAACTATGTCCACTCAAATTGCACTTTATTTTTCAATATACGAAATTGCAGTGGGGTTATTTCCAAATTTAATTGAAGTTTCAATTTTTGTAATTTTATTTTTACAAACAGGAGATATAATTAATGACAAATTAAAGAAAAAAATTTCAAATGAATTGAGTGAAATTACAAAAATTCAACCAAAAACAGTAAAAGTCATTTTAAATAATGAAATTATTGAAAAAAATATTAAAACTGTTGAAATAGGAGAAATTATTTTTATTGAAAAAAATTTTGTAATTCCAATTGATGGAAAATTGATAAATGAAAAAGCTTCAGTTTTAACCCAAATAATTGATGGTGAAAATGATTCAAAAACTTTTTTTAAAGATCAAAACTTATTTGCTGGAATGCAAAATTTAAATCAAGATTTAAAAATGGAAGTAAATAATTTATCAAAAGACTCTTTATTAAATCAAATGATTTCAAAAATATTAAAAATTCAATCTACAAAATCTGGAATGCAAAATTTAGTAGATAAATTATTAATTTATTTCACACCATTTCTAATTTTATGTTCAATTATTGGATTTTTAGTTTCATATTTTTGATTAAATCCAAATAATCTTTATTTTGCAATGCAATCATTTGTAACAATTTTGATTGCAGCCTGTCCTTGTGCAATTGGTATTGCAATTCCAATAGCAGTTGCTATTGGAGCTTCAAATGCTGGAAAAAAAGGAGTAATTTTTAATAAACCTGATGCTTTTCAAAAATTAATTGGAATAAAACATATTGCATTTGATAAAACAGGTACTTTAACTCAAGGACAAGTAAGTGTTAAAAACTATCAAGGAGAATTCAAATATTTATCAATTATAGGACTTATTGAAAAAAACCAAATACATCCACTTGCAACGGGTTTTATGAAATATTTAAAGGAAAAAAATATTGAGCTTAATTCTAATAGAATTATTGAAAAACTTGGAGAATTAGAATACAAAATTGATGAAAAAATTTATAAATTAGTTTCATTAAATGATTTAGATAAAAAATTGGATTCAGATATTAGTATAGATTATTCTTATTTAGAAAACACAACTTCTTTTTTACTTGAAGAAAATAGGGTAGTTGCTTATATTGAATTTAGTGATGAAATTAGAAAAAATGCACTTATTTCCTTAGAAAAATTAAAAAAACAAAATTACAATTTAATAATGATTACAGGTGATAATGAAATTATTGCTAATAAAGTTGCATCAACTTTAAAAATTGATGAAGTATATTCAAATCAAAAAGCAAATGACAAATATGAAATAATAAAAAAATATCAAGAAAAAAATCAAAAAGTGGTTTTTGTGGGTGATGGTGCAAATGATGTACTTGCAATTCAACAAGCAGATTTGTCAATTTCAATAATATCACCAACAACTTATTTATCATTAGATTCAGATATTAGTTTAATAAAACCAGACATTGAATTAATTGTAAATGCAATTTACTATACTAAAAAAACTAGAAATATTATTTTAACCAATTTATTTTGAGCTTTTGCATATAATTTTACAATAATATCGTTAGCAATGTTTGGATTTATAACTCCTTTAGTGGGTATGATTGTAATGTTTTGTTCAACTTTATTAGTTTTATTAAATTCATTGTTATTTAAAATTTCAAAATAA
- a CDS encoding zinc-binding metallopeptidase family protein, whose product MDLYKIKYYIEKNELNILGKAIQNGIEIKVNAVIWLIKALSSINVEHPLIKFCEKYLSNNFSLKELVGNLNNESGFLTTRLDYIDLDNEKFILGLNNRLPVTKMIQTDLIDPLEKYTSEYNIRIGIYRQISQNCNVEAVAMGGSTYAKVVPNIILCGILEDLSNLSAHKSYKWVSIENLKRALEVYANVILELTK is encoded by the coding sequence TTGGACTTATACAAAATAAAATATTATATAGAAAAAAATGAATTAAATATTTTAGGAAAAGCCATACAAAATGGTATTGAAATCAAAGTAAATGCCGTTATTTGATTAATAAAAGCTTTAAGCTCAATTAATGTAGAACATCCATTAATTAAATTTTGTGAAAAATACCTATCAAATAATTTCTCTTTAAAAGAATTAGTTGGTAATTTAAATAATGAAAGTGGTTTTTTGACAACAAGACTTGATTATATAGATTTAGATAATGAAAAATTTATTTTAGGACTAAATAATCGACTTCCTGTAACAAAAATGATACAAACAGATTTAATTGATCCTTTAGAAAAATATACAAGTGAATATAATATTAGAATTGGAATATATAGACAAATTTCACAAAATTGTAATGTTGAAGCTGTTGCAATGGGAGGAAGTACCTACGCAAAAGTAGTACCAAATATTATTTTATGTGGAATTCTTGAAGATTTATCAAATTTATCTGCTCATAAAAGTTATAAGTGAGTTTCTATTGAAAATTTAAAAAGAGCATTAGAAGTATATGCAAATGTAATCTTAGAATTAACAAAATAA
- a CDS encoding DUF4011 domain-containing protein, with translation MNSKDLLKDFKGILLNSGKNTSIFYDKFKKNSTSINLMKLEKYNLLRRGRNDKNPISLKQAMQYDEFFISFMDINQSDKDYKNAFNFLYEINKILKKFKESYEETNLHTLYMGRYYIESAIIERVNKDYFRCPLILQSVSLENVTPKIFKVSINEDKILNNPLFNIIATTSKKTYEFLELDDEKINDFESIKKYLTNLLTNIGYKFNNIDVYLNAFENQYDSYVALKTKDDEAKRFFEKNINILDNVYALNLCSIGIYNIASSSILSAYKKLEELDDGFIDELLSESGDSIGLRNEEFSENDIKTISTLDYSQKSAINSALK, from the coding sequence ATGAATTCAAAAGATTTATTAAAAGATTTTAAGGGAATATTACTAAATAGCGGTAAAAATACCTCTATTTTTTATGATAAATTTAAAAAAAATAGTACATCAATTAATTTAATGAAGTTGGAAAAATACAATCTTCTAAGACGTGGTAGAAATGACAAAAACCCTATAAGTTTAAAGCAAGCAATGCAATATGATGAATTTTTTATCTCATTTATGGATATTAATCAATCTGATAAAGATTATAAGAATGCATTTAATTTTTTATATGAGATAAATAAAATTTTAAAAAAATTTAAGGAATCTTATGAAGAGACAAATTTACATACATTATATATGGGTAGATACTATATTGAAAGTGCAATAATTGAAAGAGTAAATAAGGACTATTTTAGATGTCCATTGATTCTTCAATCAGTCTCTTTAGAAAATGTTACTCCTAAGATTTTTAAAGTTTCAATTAATGAAGATAAGATATTAAATAATCCATTATTTAATATAATAGCGACAACCAGTAAAAAAACATACGAATTCTTGGAACTAGATGATGAAAAAATTAATGATTTTGAAAGTATCAAAAAATATCTTACCAATTTACTAACAAATATAGGATATAAATTTAATAATATAGATGTATATTTAAATGCATTTGAAAATCAGTATGATTCATATGTAGCATTAAAAACAAAAGATGATGAAGCAAAAAGATTTTTTGAAAAAAATATAAATATACTTGATAATGTTTATGCTTTAAATTTATGTAGTATAGGAATATACAATATTGCAAGTAGTAGTATTTTATCTGCATATAAAAAATTGGAAGAATTAGATGATGGTTTTATAGACGAATTACTAAGTGAAAGTGGAGATAGCATTGGTTTAAGAAATGAGGAATTTAGTGAAAATGATATAAAAACTATATCTACATTAGATTATTCACAAAAAAGTGCTATAAATTCTGCATTAAAATAA
- a CDS encoding MATE family efflux transporter — protein MNFNSIEFENKATVHLTKREWILRYSNPFIALMFMAGPMIIITLVNGLYGIVDKQLTLNFAISEVEKLYENFLNQTGGPGINIYADSLVNESQTDIFKQVINVSTQYSNSVVVLLSAISMLTAVGTAISFGKHMGARNQNKMNETFINGIIQTFFSSFFIMLIMYFLSQYILVFQSGVDFANKDSALSYSLSIEYCKMFVFGFPLLSFGTFFTTMLRTEGKIYTVIAIQSISLIINMVLGYIFLDILKLGMAGAVYGSMVAWAFMIIASIIVIVFSKNTFLKPKFSSYKFNLKENGEIWLNGVGPFVLSGSLAIISAVSTRMIGTIQDGNQLYLDHEAIKFTFYADTKNLNGTQNTEYITNAVRVLSSSFPWSTILYAPVIGIMQGGVNSVAYSYGAKKNIKMLKIVKAAAIVNISWLLSALLILIFFGAYMMQLFSGPTTGSWSGDDKRWWFVMYNSCLLFPSVTYTIMLYFNGTTQGTTSTIIAVIRTFVFQLAFVFIGYYAAKAASNDGSKDWLYFLCYSFAEMPAAIIAGIIFYLKWKKVDKATFIDVKDDFEVSSFEETQFSQIIIDKRTILKSIDFQIKNISKKMNLNEDNENIKELQEIMYYREQLITELKFLKLNQKLKNKNKQMDWTFKEENYFINEIKNLKEEIKNLKETFK, from the coding sequence TTGAATTTTAATTCTATTGAATTTGAAAATAAAGCAACAGTTCATTTAACAAAAAGAGAATGGATTTTAAGATATTCAAATCCATTTATTGCTTTAATGTTTATGGCAGGACCAATGATAATTATTACATTAGTAAATGGACTATATGGAATTGTTGATAAACAACTAACTTTAAACTTTGCAATTAGTGAAGTTGAAAAATTATATGAAAATTTTTTAAATCAAACTGGAGGACCTGGAATTAATATTTATGCTGATTCTCTAGTAAATGAATCTCAAACAGATATTTTTAAACAAGTTATTAACGTATCAACACAATATTCAAATTCAGTTGTAGTATTGTTATCTGCAATATCAATGTTGACAGCTGTAGGTACTGCAATTAGTTTTGGAAAACACATGGGGGCTAGAAATCAAAATAAAATGAATGAAACATTTATTAATGGAATTATTCAAACATTTTTTTCATCATTTTTTATAATGTTAATAATGTATTTTCTATCTCAATATATCTTAGTTTTTCAATCAGGAGTTGATTTTGCAAATAAGGACTCTGCATTATCATATTCTTTATCGATTGAATATTGTAAAATGTTTGTCTTTGGTTTTCCACTACTTAGTTTTGGAACATTCTTTACAACAATGTTAAGAACTGAGGGCAAAATTTATACTGTTATAGCAATTCAATCAATATCATTAATTATAAATATGGTTTTAGGTTACATCTTTTTAGATATATTAAAACTTGGAATGGCTGGTGCTGTTTATGGTTCAATGGTAGCTTGAGCATTTATGATTATTGCATCAATCATAGTTATTGTTTTTTCAAAAAATACATTTTTAAAACCAAAATTTAGTAGTTACAAATTTAATCTAAAAGAAAATGGTGAAATTTGATTAAACGGAGTTGGTCCATTTGTTTTAAGTGGATCACTTGCAATTATTAGTGCTGTTTCAACAAGAATGATTGGTACAATTCAAGATGGAAATCAATTATATTTAGATCATGAAGCTATTAAATTTACATTTTATGCTGATACAAAAAATCTAAATGGTACTCAAAACACTGAGTATATTACAAATGCTGTTAGAGTATTAAGTTCTTCATTTCCATGATCTACTATTCTATATGCACCTGTAATTGGAATTATGCAAGGAGGAGTAAATTCTGTTGCTTATAGTTATGGGGCAAAGAAAAATATAAAAATGCTAAAAATTGTTAAAGCTGCAGCAATTGTTAATATATCTTGATTATTATCTGCTCTATTAATATTAATTTTCTTTGGAGCATATATGATGCAATTATTTTCAGGACCAACAACTGGAAGTTGATCTGGAGACGACAAGCGTTGATGATTTGTAATGTATAATTCTTGTCTATTATTTCCCTCAGTAACCTATACAATCATGCTTTACTTTAATGGAACAACACAAGGAACAACTTCAACAATTATTGCAGTTATTAGAACCTTTGTATTTCAATTAGCATTTGTATTTATTGGTTATTATGCAGCAAAAGCAGCATCAAATGATGGTTCAAAAGATTGATTATACTTTTTATGTTATTCATTTGCAGAAATGCCTGCTGCCATTATTGCAGGAATTATTTTTTATTTAAAATGAAAAAAAGTTGACAAAGCAACTTTTATTGATGTTAAAGATGATTTTGAAGTTTCCAGTTTTGAAGAAACTCAATTTTCTCAAATTATTATTGATAAAAGAACAATTTTAAAATCAATTGATTTTCAAATAAAAAATATTTCAAAAAAAATGAATTTAAATGAAGACAATGAAAATATTAAAGAACTTCAAGAAATTATGTATTATAGAGAACAGTTGATAACTGAATTAAAATTTTTAAAATTAAATCAAAAATTAAAAAATAAAAATAAACAAATGGATTGAACATTTAAAGAAGAAAATTATTTTATAAATGAAATAAAAAATTTAAAAGAAGAAATAAAAAATTTAAAAGAAACTTTTAAATAA
- a CDS encoding cation transporter yields MNKEIRIYIDALDCASCAVTIDKTMQRLNIQDYNVLIPLKEVQISFDEQIVSEKNILGKLKKAGYKGEIIND; encoded by the coding sequence ATGAATAAGGAAATTAGAATTTATATTGATGCATTAGATTGTGCTTCTTGTGCAGTTACAATTGATAAAACAATGCAAAGATTAAATATTCAAGATTATAATGTTTTGATTCCATTAAAAGAAGTTCAAATCTCTTTTGATGAACAAATTGTTAGTGAAAAAAATATTTTAGGGAAATTAAAAAAAGCTGGATATAAAGGCGAAATCATTAATGACTAG
- a CDS encoding valine--tRNA ligase, translating to MKELDKKYNHLEVEKDKYKKWIDLNIFCAEFDLKKPAYSIVIPPPNVTGKLHLGHAWDGALQDFLIRFKKLNGFDTLWIPGMDHAGIATQAKVEQRLKEQGISRYDLGREKFIEKVWEWKEEYAEKIRKQWAKLGLGLDYSKEKFTYSEDLNKIVNYIFVEMYKKKLIYKGKKIVNWDSIQKTTISNIEVIYKETKGAMYYFKYFLENDINNFLTVATTRPETMFGDVCLVVNPKDKRYQKYIGKNVINPVNNKIIPIIADEYVEIDFGTGVMKCTPAHDVNDFELGIKYNLEQINVMNDDATMNEFANEFIGLDRFEARKKIIIKLEKENLFLKEEEIIHQVGYSERSNAIIEPLISDQWFVKMKPLAEEVLKLQNSKDKINFFPLRFSDTLNKWMESIHDWVISRQLWWGHQIPVWYHKKTNEIYVNVNPPEDIENWIRDTDVLDTWFSSAFWPFATMQWSPKDSSELMQRYFPTSTLVTGYDIIFFWVARMIFQSLEFTNQKPFQDVLLHGLIRDEKGQKMSKSLGNGIDPMEVIENYGADSLRFFLLTNSSPGQDLRYSEEKIISTWNFVNKIWNASRFVLINIDKVYSDTEFKEIIKNLKEDNLIDKWILNKLYKCQKEVYEAANNYEFTVAGKILYNFIWTEYCSWYIELAKVKMLSDKFNSKDIEITKATLGYVLKQILVMLHPFTPFVTEEIYSTLNLKETILKESWLKEEYNFKLDGFKHLKDIISAIREFRASQNIKNSIFLNLFLNLDNSKSKKEIESKFEFIKIIIEKITNSKIILNKNEIKDFTSIQINDYFIEISNDDFLDNEKIIFKLNEKLLILEKEIKRSKKMLSNENFINKASLEKVEIEKQKFEDYKNQYESLLTKINKIK from the coding sequence ATGAAAGAATTAGATAAAAAATATAATCATTTAGAAGTTGAAAAAGATAAATATAAAAAATGAATCGATTTAAACATTTTTTGTGCAGAATTTGATTTAAAAAAACCTGCATATTCTATAGTAATTCCTCCACCAAATGTAACTGGAAAATTACACCTTGGTCATGCCTGAGATGGGGCATTACAAGACTTTTTGATTAGATTTAAGAAGTTAAATGGTTTTGATACTCTATGAATTCCTGGAATGGATCATGCAGGCATTGCCACTCAAGCAAAAGTTGAACAAAGATTAAAAGAACAAGGTATTTCTAGATATGATTTAGGAAGAGAAAAGTTTATTGAAAAAGTATGAGAATGAAAAGAAGAATATGCAGAAAAAATTAGAAAACAATGGGCAAAACTTGGTTTAGGGCTTGATTATTCAAAAGAAAAATTTACATATTCAGAAGACTTAAATAAAATAGTTAATTATATTTTTGTAGAAATGTATAAAAAGAAATTAATTTATAAAGGTAAAAAAATAGTAAATTGAGATTCAATTCAAAAAACAACAATTTCAAATATTGAAGTAATTTATAAAGAAACAAAAGGAGCAATGTATTATTTTAAATATTTTTTAGAAAATGATATAAATAATTTTTTAACAGTTGCAACAACAAGACCTGAAACAATGTTTGGAGATGTTTGTTTAGTTGTAAATCCAAAAGATAAAAGATATCAAAAATATATTGGAAAAAATGTAATAAATCCTGTAAATAATAAAATAATTCCAATAATTGCAGATGAATATGTGGAAATTGATTTTGGAACTGGTGTAATGAAATGTACTCCAGCACATGATGTTAATGATTTTGAATTAGGAATAAAATATAATCTTGAACAAATAAATGTTATGAATGATGATGCAACAATGAATGAATTTGCAAATGAATTTATTGGTTTAGACAGATTTGAAGCAAGAAAAAAAATAATTATTAAATTAGAAAAAGAAAATCTATTTTTGAAAGAAGAAGAAATAATTCACCAAGTTGGTTATTCTGAAAGAAGTAATGCTATTATTGAACCACTTATTTCAGATCAATGATTTGTAAAAATGAAACCACTTGCAGAAGAAGTTTTAAAACTTCAAAATTCAAAAGATAAAATTAATTTTTTTCCATTGAGATTTTCAGACACATTAAATAAATGAATGGAGTCAATTCATGATTGAGTAATTTCAAGACAATTATGATGGGGACATCAAATACCTGTTTGATATCATAAAAAGACTAATGAAATTTATGTAAATGTAAATCCCCCAGAAGATATAGAAAATTGGATTCGTGACACTGATGTTTTAGATACATGATTTTCAAGTGCTTTTTGACCATTTGCAACAATGCAATGAAGTCCAAAAGATTCTTCAGAATTAATGCAAAGATATTTTCCTACTTCAACTTTAGTAACAGGTTATGATATTATCTTTTTTTGAGTAGCAAGAATGATCTTTCAAAGTCTTGAATTTACAAATCAAAAGCCTTTTCAAGATGTTTTACTTCATGGATTAATTAGAGATGAAAAGGGGCAAAAAATGTCAAAGTCACTTGGTAATGGAATTGATCCAATGGAGGTTATTGAAAATTATGGAGCTGATTCACTTAGATTTTTCTTATTAACAAATTCAAGTCCAGGTCAAGATTTAAGATATAGCGAAGAAAAAATAATTTCAACTTGAAATTTTGTTAATAAAATTTGAAATGCTTCAAGATTTGTTTTAATAAATATTGATAAAGTTTATTCTGATACTGAGTTTAAAGAAATTATTAAAAATTTAAAAGAAGATAATTTAATTGATAAATGAATTTTAAATAAATTATATAAATGTCAAAAAGAAGTTTATGAAGCTGCGAATAATTATGAATTTACAGTTGCAGGAAAAATTTTATATAATTTTATTTGAACTGAATATTGTTCTTGATATATTGAACTTGCAAAAGTAAAAATGTTAAGTGATAAATTTAACTCAAAAGATATTGAAATAACAAAAGCAACTTTGGGATATGTTTTGAAACAAATTTTAGTGATGCTTCATCCTTTTACACCATTTGTTACAGAAGAAATATATTCAACTTTAAATTTAAAAGAAACAATTTTAAAAGAAAGTTGATTGAAAGAAGAATACAATTTTAAATTAGATGGATTTAAACATTTAAAAGATATAATTTCAGCAATTAGAGAATTTAGAGCTTCACAAAATATTAAAAATAGTATTTTCTTAAATTTATTTTTAAATTTAGATAATTCAAAAAGTAAAAAAGAAATTGAAAGTAAATTTGAATTCATAAAAATAATTATTGAAAAAATTACTAATTCAAAAATTATATTAAATAAAAATGAAATAAAAGATTTTACATCAATTCAGATTAATGATTATTTTATAGAAATTTCTAATGATGATTTTTTAGATAATGAAAAAATTATTTTTAAATTAAATGAAAAATTATTGATCTTAGAAAAAGAAATTAAAAGAAGTAAAAAAATGCTTTCAAATGAAAATTTTATAAATAAAGCAAGTTTAGAAAAAGTAGAAATAGAAAAACAAAAATTTGAAGATTATAAAAATCAGTATGAATCTCTTTTAACTAAAATTAATAAAATAAAATAA
- a CDS encoding M20/M25/M40 family metallo-hydrolase, producing MKPEGHYGFLEYGKGRDIFLIVTHLDIVSLPEDQKFNNIEIIPKIEKNKIYARGINDDKGPAFMAIYALKYLIDQNWKPNNFIVKIVFGLDEENEMRCLKKYIQDFGAPTLGFTPDGFFHVFMLKNQFVI from the coding sequence ATTAAACCAGAAGGACATTATGGCTTTTTAGAATATGGAAAAGGAAGAGATATTTTTCTTATAGTAACCCATCTTGATATTGTAAGTCTTCCAGAAGACCAGAAGTTCAATAATATAGAGATTATTCCTAAAATTGAAAAAAATAAAATATATGCACGAGGTATAAATGATGATAAAGGCCCTGCTTTTATGGCAATCTATGCTTTAAAATACTTAATTGATCAAAATTGAAAACCAAATAATTTTATAGTAAAAATTGTTTTTGGATTAGATGAAGAAAATGAAATGAGATGTTTAAAAAAATACATACAAGACTTTGGAGCACCAACATTAGGTTTTACTCCTGATGGATTTTTCCATGTGTTTATGCTGAAAAATCAGTTTGTTATTTAA
- a CDS encoding ATP-binding cassette domain-containing protein — protein MNSESKNLFEGEMQRIAIARALVHNKKIMILDEITANLDKNNREIIENLVGDLNKTILYISHNTNSDGNKNLDQVIKL, from the coding sequence ATAAATAGTGAATCAAAAAATTTATTTGAAGGAGAAATGCAAAGAATTGCTATTGCAAGAGCATTAGTTCACAATAAGAAAATTATGATTTTAGATGAAATTACTGCAAATTTAGATAAAAATAATCGAGAAATTATTGAAAATTTAGTAGGTGATTTAAATAAAACAATCTTGTATATTTCTCATAATACAAATTCAGATGGAAATAAAAATTTGGATCAAGTTATTAAATTATAG